The DNA window GGGTTTCTACGTGGACGGGAAGGACACCGACGCGTTCATTGCTGCCATCGACGAACTCAGTGCGCGCTGGAACCTGCGCATCGACTGGGGCGGGGATCTGGACGACGAAGAATTTTCCCGCGGTCTCAGTGTGCCCGACCTGATGGCGGTGGCATTCGATCGCCTGCGCGAGCACGGCTATTCGCTGTGGAACTGGAACACCGGCGGCGACGCGTATTCCGGCTGGATCGCGCTCAGCCGCGACGATGAAGCGATGCTGGCACTGACCTCGCTGCTGGGCGTGGAAGTGCGGTTGGGAAACGAGGCGTTCTGAGAGTCTGGCGATTGGGGAATCGGGAGTATGGATTGGCAATTGGCAAGAGCGGGTGTGCGCTGCCAAACGCTGGGGCTCTTGTCATTCCCAATCCCTAATCACAGCACCCCTCGCCCCGCGCCTGCGCACGTGCATTGGCAATCAATGCCTTGAGCAAGATGCGGTCGGTGTGACGCGAGATCGGGATGGCACCGAGGGCGATCGCCTCGGCGCGTCTCGGGGCGGGCACGTCGTAGTGCGCGCCGCTGAGTTTGTTTTGAAAGGCGCGGCGGGGAATGCCCAGCCGCGCCGCCATCGCATGCAGCTCGTCCAGCGTATCGCCTAGCAGGTGCGCCCAGCGCTGATCGCGCCACAGATGCACCGCATCGTCGACGTAGACGGCCACAAGCAGGTCTTAGGCCTGTGTGTCCTGCTTTTTCTTGCTGCCGTCGGCCGCATCCGCGTTGTCTGCTGCGTCCTGCGTGTCGTGGGAGGCGGCAGCGGCGTCTTGTGCCGCCTCGCCAGTCTCGGCAGCTGTTTTGGCATCGGTTGCTACGTCGGCGCCGGCCTCGTCGCCAGCCGCTTCCTCGCCAGCTCCGTCTTCGTCAGTCTCGTGTTCGTCAGCCTCGTCGTCTTCACCGGCTTGAACGTTCTCGAATTCGGACACCAGCGTGGTCAGATATTCCTCGGCGGTCTTGCCGTCTTCGGCAGCCAGGTCGTCGATCATCTGCTGCAGCTGGGTCGAGTATTCCAGCGAGATGGTCTTGCCTTCCTTCTCCTGCAGATTGGCCAGATGCTTGAGCATGGCCAGCATCGGCACCGGATTGTCGGCGCTGCCCATGGTCTGGCCGCCGATCGACAGCATCCACTCGCTGCCACCTTGCAGACCGATCGCGGCCACCACGCGGCCTTCGGCGTCCCGCAATACGGCATGGTTGACGACCTGGGGCGCTTGACCCAGACGGACGATGGGGCGCTGGGGTTGGGACTTCTTGCGCTTGTCGCGCTTGGCCTTGGAATTGCGGGACACGGTGTTCTCGACGCTGGGAATGGCCAGCCATTCTAGGCGCTTGTGCGTGGCGCAGCTCACGCGACGCTTCCAGGCTCGGCGACGGCGACCTCGCTGATCGGTTCTTCCAGCATCCTGCAGGTCTGGGAAGCTGGCACGCCAGACTACCTGGAGCGTCCTGGAATTCTTGCGCTTACCGTCAGGCGGCGCCGATGGTGGTCGAAAATGGGCGCCTGAGACGGCGCGCCGCACGCAGCCAGCTGACGACTGTGCGCCAGGCAACGTTGGCCACGCTTAGCGCTGCTCGGGCGCCTCGCTGACCGACGTACGCGGCGTAGCAGCGGTAGCGGCGGCGGCTTCGGCAGCCTTGGCCAGCGCAGTGGCCGAGGCCAACTGGGTGCGTGTGGAGACGCGCGGTGCGGCCGGCGCCGCGTCGCTGACAGTGCCCGCTGCCGCTGCCCCGGCCGAAGCAGGCGTCGTAACCGGCGCTCCCACCGCTCCCACCGCTGCGGCGCCGGTGGCGGCCGCAGCGCTCAGGTCCGGCACATGGGTGTCGGCGTCCTGGGTTGACTTGCCCAGCGTCACGCCCTGACCGGCGCCGGCCAGCGCGGTCTGCTCGGCGTCCTGAGTCATCACCACGATACTGATGCGGCGGTTGATCGGATTCTGCGGATTGGTCTTGTCGAACAGGACCGACGACGACAACCCCACCACGCGGGCGACCTTTGCATCGGCCATGCCGCTGCTCACCAGCGTGCGGCGC is part of the Xanthomonas fragariae genome and encodes:
- a CDS encoding DUF6630 family protein; the protein is MPDNSADYEDDEGLQPESEEDDVDDHPARVWNLLVLINPGDEDTALAQFDAWRQAQADEGDDEGDDAWLWALKDAIDWRSGFYVDGKDTDAFIAAIDELSARWNLRIDWGGDLDDEEFSRGLSVPDLMAVAFDRLREHGYSLWNWNTGGDAYSGWIALSRDDEAMLALTSLLGVEVRLGNEAF
- a CDS encoding DUF4031 domain-containing protein, with protein sequence MAVYVDDAVHLWRDQRWAHLLGDTLDELHAMAARLGIPRRAFQNKLSGAHYDVPAPRRAEAIALGAIPISRHTDRILLKALIANARAQARGEGCCD